The proteins below come from a single Flavobacterium lindanitolerans genomic window:
- a CDS encoding endonuclease III domain-containing protein — MTKKERATFVINTLKELYPTVPVPLDHKDAYTLLIAVLLSAQCTDVRVNQITPLLFARADNPYDMVKMSVEEIQDIIRPCGLSPMKSKGIYGLSQILIEKYNGEVPQSFEALEALPAVGHKTASVVMSQAFGVPAFPVDTHIHRLMYRWGLSNGKNVVQTEKDAKAIFPRELWNDLHLQIIWYGREYSPARGWNLEKDIITRTIGSKKVLAELAGK, encoded by the coding sequence ATGACCAAAAAAGAGCGCGCTACATTTGTTATTAATACGTTAAAAGAGTTATACCCTACCGTTCCTGTTCCGTTAGACCATAAAGACGCTTATACTTTGCTAATTGCTGTTTTGTTATCGGCACAATGCACAGACGTTCGTGTCAATCAGATTACGCCCTTGCTCTTTGCCAGGGCTGACAATCCATATGATATGGTAAAAATGTCTGTTGAAGAAATTCAGGACATCATCCGTCCGTGTGGCCTTTCGCCTATGAAATCCAAAGGAATCTACGGCTTGTCACAAATACTTATTGAAAAATACAATGGCGAAGTTCCCCAAAGCTTTGAAGCATTGGAAGCGCTTCCGGCAGTAGGACACAAAACAGCCAGCGTTGTTATGTCACAGGCTTTTGGAGTTCCTGCTTTCCCGGTAGACACGCATATCCACCGATTGATGTATCGCTGGGGACTTTCAAACGGAAAAAATGTGGTACAGACGGAAAAAGATGCCAAAGCTATTTTCCCCAGAGAATTATGGAATGACCTCCATCTTCAGATAATCTGGTATGGAAGGGAATATTCTCCTGCAAGGGGCTGGAATTTAGAAAAGGATATTATTACCCGCACTATCGGCAGTAAAAAAGTACTGGCTGAACTGGCCGGGAAATAA
- the bcp gene encoding thioredoxin-dependent thiol peroxidase has translation MTTLKAGDKAPDFSGFDQDGKFHQLADYKGKKLVVFFYPKANTPGCTAEACDLRDNFERFKANNYELLGVSADSQKAQGRFRDKFKFPFPLMADEDKSIIEAFGVWGPKKFMGRTYDGIHRTTFVIDEKGIIEEVITDVKTKAHANQILK, from the coding sequence ATGACAACATTAAAAGCAGGAGACAAAGCGCCTGATTTTTCAGGCTTTGACCAAGACGGAAAATTTCACCAGTTAGCAGATTATAAAGGAAAAAAGTTAGTAGTTTTCTTTTATCCTAAAGCGAATACGCCGGGTTGTACCGCCGAAGCTTGCGACTTGCGTGATAATTTTGAACGCTTTAAAGCGAATAATTACGAGCTTTTGGGAGTTAGCGCAGATTCTCAAAAAGCACAGGGAAGATTCAGGGATAAATTCAAGTTTCCTTTCCCGTTAATGGCAGATGAAGATAAGAGTATTATTGAAGCTTTTGGCGTCTGGGGACCTAAAAAGTTTATGGGAAGAACTTATGACGGAATCCACAGGACAACATTTGTAATTGATGAGAAGGGGATTATCGAAGAAGTGATTACCGACGTAAAAACCAAAGCGCACGCCAATCAGATATTAAAATAG